GTTATATGTTATGTCAATGAACTTTGTTCTTTTCGCTTCATCAGGAATCTTAATCTGTCATCTTGTCCCTGATTTGCGAGTGCAAAAGTAAAAAGTTTTTCCTAAACTACCAAAACTTTTTTGAAGTTTTTTTTTAATTAACCACAAATCCGTTTTTAATATGTTTTTCACTCCTCTCCTGCGCTCCGAGATCTCTCGATTTCGGATTGCAAAGATAAGCAATCTTTTTAATCCTACAAGCCTTTTCTTATTTTATATTTAATAATTTTTAAACCATTAAATACTTACTAATTATTAACCTGTAACTCCTGCGCTGCTTATCTCTCAAAGCGGTGGCAAAAGTAGACTTTCTTAACTCCCCTCGCAAATATTAACCCAATTATTTAAACATCATATCTTTATTAAGCTGATTTGTAGAATGTTTAATTTTAATGTAATGCTTTATTATTAACAAAAGTATATTTCATTATAAATAAAACGGCTCTACAATATATTTTTATTCAGATGTTGAATGAATAATTACTTTTCAAATATTTGATAAAATTAATCCTGAAAAAAGGAATTTTTATAGCCTGATAAAAATTATTAGTCCTTGAATATTTAGAAGTAAAAAAATGCAACCCTTTTGAGATTGCATTCTTATATAATATTAAGTAATTCTAAAACCTGTAGCCAAATGAGATACCGGATCTTACTCCCAACCACTTAGAATCTAAATCAATCACCGCCCCATTCGCATTCGTCATTACTTTATAATCAAATAAACTGATGTCTAAATCCTCAATGTCCTGCTTTAACTGATTCTGCTCGTAAGACGTTAGTGGTCTTGCAGATTTACCAGTAATTGTTCCCGTTGCACCGCCGTAGTGCCCTCCGATAAACCAAACATCTAAAACCCAATTATCTTTTCTACCTAACAACCATTGTGCACCAATCATCAAACCCACATTATTGGAATTTGTTTTCCCAGTGAATGCAATCGGAATTTTTTCTCCTGAAACCGCCGGATCTTCCGATCTATAGTTATAGGTTAGATTATCTATGTTAAAATGTGAATATCTATAATACGGTGCAATATAAAAACCGTGACCATAACCACGACCTAAATAAATTCTAGGTTCTAAAGTAAAATTGCTTCCGCCCATTTTTATATTATTTACATCCTCGTCTTTGATATATTCATCCACCAAAGGAACTTGCCCTGTTGGAATGAATCCATAGGAAACCTGAACTCCAATTCGTTTTGTAATCGTTCTCTCGTAAGCGAATTGATAATTCCTAAATATAATAGAAGTCAGGTTGACTTTTATTAGATTTCTTTTTTTGTCTTGATTATCAACATCTACTTCCTGAGATTTTGCAACAAATGAACAAATGAATGCCAGTGCAAATAATATCTTATTCATAACCTTTAGTTTTTACCAAATATATAAAATAATTGAATTATGAATAAAAAATTATATTTAAACTATTTTGACTCTAAATTTGAAAAATAATTTTCGAGTTCACGTCTTTGTTTTGTTGTCAAATTAGCTTTGGGATGATAGCCAATATAAAAAGGGAGTGGCATTTGAAGGTTATGAACTGAACTTATGGTCTTCTCGATGGCATTTTGCTTAAGATCTTTATTATAAGTTCCCCATTCAGAAAAGTTAAGATGCTCTCGACCCTCATTAATATGATCTTTTATCGTCCATGAAATTGGAGCGACATAAGCATAATTCGGATATTTGACTTCATTAGAATGACAATCGTAGCAGGCATTCTTCAAAATCGATTTGATATTCTCCGGCGTTTTATAAATATCAACAAAATTATCGCGTTTATCAACAGCTTTGTTTTCTCTATCAATAGGAACCAATTGTATTGCCACAAAAACAACAGCTATCCAAAAAAATATCTTTTTC
The genomic region above belongs to Epilithonimonas zeae and contains:
- a CDS encoding heme-binding domain-containing protein; this encodes MKKIFFWIAVVFVAIQLVPIDRENKAVDKRDNFVDIYKTPENIKSILKNACYDCHSNEVKYPNYAYVAPISWTIKDHINEGREHLNFSEWGTYNKDLKQNAIEKTISSVHNLQMPLPFYIGYHPKANLTTKQRRELENYFSNLESK